ATCATCACGGGCCGGGCGGGCATCATCACGATCATGACCATGCGCACGCGCATTGAGTGCGTGTCTGGCGAGCCTGCATCTAACGAAGTATGAGTACAAAGCCGATCAGCGTTATCGTGACAGGCACCACCGGCATGGTGGGAGAGGGCGTGTTGCTCGAATGCCTCGCCAGCCCCAGCGTCAGCCGCGTGTTGAGCGTCGCGCGCAAGCCGTGCGGATACACGCATCCCAAGCTTGATGAAGTGATCGTGCCGAGCTTTCTTTCGCTGGCGGATGTGGAAGAGCAGTTCGTGGGTTACGACGCTTGCTTCTTCTGCGCGGGTGTGTCGTCACTCGGCAAGGACGAGGCCGAGTACACGCGCATTACGTATGACACGACGCTGCACTTTGCGGAGACGCTCGCGCGGTTGAATCCGCTGATGGTATTTGAGTACATCTCTGGCGCGGGCACGGACTCCACCGAGCAGGGCAAGAGCATGTGGGCGCGCGTGAAGGGCCGCACGGAGAATGCGTTGGCGCGGTTGCCGTTTCGCGCTGTCTACAACCTGCGCCCCGGCATGATGCGACCGAGTGAGCATCAGCGTCATGTGCCGGGAATGATGAAGGCGATAGGCGCGTTGTATCCGGTGATGCGCGTGGTCTTGCCCAAGCACGTGAGCACACTTTCGCAGATCGGTCGCGCGATGATTCGCATAGCTATCGACGGAAGCTCGAAGCGCGTGCTTGAAGTGTCGGATCTCAATGCGCTGGCGTCTAGCCGTGACGAGTAGCTCGAACGGTCGTCTCAGGTCTCGCCTCTGAGATCCGGATTTTCAGAGAGATTCGCAAGGGCCGAAGAGTTGAGCACGGCGCAGATTCTCGCTCTCCCACGTCTCAAGAATCGAGACGTGGGGCACCCGGCGTACAAGGGCACGCGCAACAAAGGCCGCTCGCGGTGAGCGGCCTTCGTTCTAAATTCTAAATTATGTGGGGTTAGACGAGCGTTGCGTCGAGCGTGATTTCAGCGGCCTTCAGCAGGCGCGAGATCGGGCAGCCTTCCTTGGCCTTCTTCGCCAGCTCGTCAAACTTTTCCTTGTCGATGCCGGGCACCTTGGCCTTGGTGACGAGGTGAATCTTCGTCACGGTCGGTCCTTCTTCGGTGGTTTCCATGGTCACGGTCGCTTCGGTGGCGAGATCTTCGGGCGTGTGCTCAGCCGAGGTGAGCTGCGCGCTGAGCGCCATGGTGAAGCAGCCCGCGTGCGCAGCAGCGATCAGCTCTTCGGGGTTGGTGCCAACGCCGTTTTCAAAGCGCGTCTTGAAGCTGTATTGCGTGTCCTTGAGCGTGCCGCTCTGGGTGCTGATCTTGCCTTCGCCCTCTTTCAGGCTGCCGTGCCAAACTGCGGATGCTGTGCGGTCCATCGTGAGTCTCCTTGCAGAAGTCTGCTGTGAATGAGATGCCAGTATGCCAGCTTAGGTGTGCATCCACACGAAACGTGCGATGAATAATGCGGCGAGCAGGTAGAGCATCCAGTGTTGGCGGCGTGCGCGGCCGGTGGCGATCTCCAGCGCAGCAAAGCTGATGATGCCGAAGCTCAGGCCGGTGGCGATGGAGTACGTCAGCGGCACCATGATGAGCGTGAGGAAGGCCGGGATTGCGACGCGCGGCTCGTTCCACTCGATGCGCGCAGCTCCGGCGACCATGAGCGCGCCGACGAGGATCAGCGCGGGTGCGGTGGCGAACTCCGGCAGCGCGCCGACGATCGGTGCGACGAAGAGTGCGATGAAGAAGAGGATGCCGGTGACGATGGCCGTCACGCCGGTGCGTCCGCCAGCGGCCACGCCCGAGGAGCTTTCGATGTAGCTGGTGACGGTCGAGGTACCGGCGAGTGAGCCGACGACGGTGGCCGAGGCGTCAGCGAAGAAGATCTTATCGAGGCGCGGGATGGTGTGGTCTTCGGAGATAAGCCCGGCGCGTTCGGTCACGGCGACGAGTGTGCCGATGTTGTCGAAGAGATCGACGAAGAGGAAGACGAAGATGATCTCGAGCGCGTGCATGTGCAGCGCGCCGCGAACATCCAGGTGAAAGGCCGTGTCGCGGATCGCGAGCGGATTCAGCGTGCTGGGGTGCCAGTGCATCTGTCCGCAACAGATGCCGACGAGCATGGTGCCGAGCACGCCGATGAGCATCGACGCCTTCACGTGATACGCCTGCAGCACCGCCGTGAGCGCGATGCCGAAGAGTGCCAGCAGCACCGTGGGCGAGTGCATGTTGCCGAGCGTAACGGTGGTCGCGGCGCTGGGCACGATGATGCCGGATTCGCGCAGACCGATGAAGGCGATGAAGAGGCCGATGCCTCCGGCGACCGCAGAGTGAAGCTGATAGGGAATCGCCGCGACCAGCTTCTGACGAATGCCGCCGAAGGTCAGCAGCAGGAAGATCACGCCGGAGAGAAACACCGCGCCGAGCGCCGTTTGCCACGGCACGCCCATGCCCTTCACCACGGTGTAGGTGAAGTACGCGTTGAGCCCCATGCCCGGCGCGAGCGCCAGCGGGTAGTTCGCCAGCGCGCCCATCAGAATGGAGCCGAAGGCCGCGCAGAGACACGTTGCCGTAGTGACCGCTGCGAGCGGCATCCCGGTCTCCGACAGGATGGTCGGGTTGACGAAGATGATGTACGCCATGGTGACGAAGGTCGTCACACCGGCGAGAATCTCCGTGCGCCAGGTGGTTTCGTGCTCGGCAAAGCGGAAGTAGCGTTCAAGACGGCTGCGCATCAGCGGACGGAGACTCCTTCACGTTGGTGGTGCGGGTCGAAACGGATATTGGCTTCAGCATACGTGAACGCAGGGTGACTGCGGAGTTCTTCCGCGCGAGAAGTGACAGGAGCACCGCAGCGCGCGTCTAAGCTTAGGGTATGCAGCGAGCGGTTCTTCTCATGGCGGCGATGGGGTTAGGTGCATGCGCGTACGCGCAGACGAAGCATCCACGGCCGTTTGTGATCCGTACGCACCGCATGGATGTGGACGTGGACGGCTCGCCCCGCGCGTATGGGCCGGACGGTTTCAAGACGCTCGATGTGCCGCAGGATGCGCACTCGCAGCGCCGACCAAACGCGCCGATCGTGGGCTATATGACCGACCACGGAAAGCCCGTGGTGCAGGGGCCCAGCGATCCTGCCCCGGGATACTATGTGTCGCAGACGACCTTCGAGGATGACTCGCTGCCGGAACGCGATCCGCGGCGGTATGTGGATGCGACGAAGATCAACTACGTTGTGCTGGGCGATGAAGCGCGTCGTCGCGGTGCGCGCATTGGGGATTTCGTCGCGGTGTACTCCAAGCTGCATCGCGCATGCGTGTTCGGCATCGTGGCGGATGCGGGCAATCCTTCAGGCGATGAAGGCTCGCTGCATCTGTTGCAATCGCTGGGTTACGGGTTCCATGATGGCCGCAATGAGTCTGTCGAAGAATCCGACATCTTTGTGCGTTTTTATCCGCGATCGAACCCGGATGATGTATTTTTTCGGCAGCAGTCGAAGCTCGATGCGTTTGCGAGAAAGCAAGGCATAAGCTGCGACTTCTCTGACGTAGCGGCATCGAAGAAGACATTGAAGCGATAGCGCGCTGTGTGTGCCGCGTGCGGAATGCGCTTCCTCTAACAAGCAACGTGCTGCGCATGGGCCCTTGATGTTTGCTGCGTGGCCGAAACCTGCAAGGAGATATACGCATGGAATACCGTCAGCTTGGACGCTCAGGCCTCTTCGTTCCCGAACTCTGCTTTGGTACCGGAACCTTCGGTGGATCGAATGAGTTCTTCAAGGCCTGGGGCAGCACGCAGGACAAAGAAGCCGCTGGATTGATCGACGTCTGCATGGAAGCCGGCTGCAACTTCTTCGATACGGCTGATGGCTATTCCAACGGCCACAGTGAAGAGGTGTTGGGAAAGGCGATCGCGCACCTGAAGCGTGAAGACGTGCTGCTTTCGACGAAGGCGACCTTCCGCCAGGGCCCGGAAGTGAACAACGTGGGTAGCTCGCGTTATCACCTCGTGCAGTCGCTGGAGAAATCGTTGAAGCGCCTGAACACGGACTATGTGGACGTGTATCACATGCATGCATTCGACGCGCTCACGCCGCCGGATGAGATGCTCTCGACGCTGAACAACTTCGTACAGTCGGGCAAGGTGCGCTACATCGCGTGCTCGAACTACTCGGGCTGGCACCTCATGAAGTCGCTCTCGGTAAGCGAGCGCTATGGCTGGGCGAAGTTCATCGGCCATCAGGTGTACTACTCGATGGTCGGCCGCGACTACGAGTGGGAGCTGATGCCGCTCGCCGCGAGCGAAGGCGTGGGCGCGCTGGTGTGGTCGCCGCTGGGCTGGGGGCGTTTGACCGGCAAGATTCGCCGCGGCCAGCCGCTGCCGGAAGGCAGCCGCTTGAACACGAAGGTCGTGCACGATGCAGGCCCAACGCCTGATTGGGAACTGGTCTACAAGGTTGTCGATGCGATTGACGAGGTCGCCAAGGAAACCGGTAAGACCGTGCCGCAGATCGCGCTGAACTGGCTGCTGCGCAAGCCGACGATCTCCACGCTGATCATCGGCGCACGCAACGAAGAGCAGTTGAAGGCAAACCTTGCGTCGACCGGCTGGAAGCTGACCGATGAGCAGATAACCAAGCTGGACGAGGCCTCACGCGTGCCGCTGGCGTATCCGTACTGGCATCAAGTGCAGTTGAAGGAGCGCAACCCGTTCCCGGTAGAGCAGGTGCTGGTGTAGCAGGTCAACCGCACACGCTGGGTGCCCCACCTCTGCGCGGCTTCCTGTGCAGATGGGGGAGGACGAGCATGTTGGTGGCCTCGAGGCCTGCAAATCCAGGCCGCAGTCTCGAGACCTGGGGTACTGGTTCTTGGCTGCAATGGAAAGGCCCGGCATGGCGCCGGGCCTTTGTCCTTGGTGATCCACTACATCGCTTCGTGAAAATCGCGACTGTGGTTCTCGGGGCCGAAAATCATCAGCAGAAACAGCACCGAGATCGTGACGAGCTCGAAAGATGCCAGCGCCCACGAATAGCCGAAGTGTTCCCGCAGGAAATTCTGCAGCGGGGAAACCGGTGATGTCAGCAGCACGCCGAGTTGATAGGTGAAACCCGCGAAGAGGCCGCGAATCGCGGAAGGCGAAAGCTCGTTGAGATGTGCGGGGATCACGCCGAACGCGCCCTGCGTGCCGGCCTGCATCAGCATCGCACCGAGCGTGATCGCCATGACGCTCGCGCCGAAGGCCCACCAGTGCATCGAGATCAGGCAGAGGCACAGCGCGGCCATCACACCATAGCGGCGGCCGATGCGCTGTGAAAGCTGGCCAAAGATGAGTGCGCCTACGATCGCCGCGAGGTTATAGAGCACCGCGATGCCGAGCGAGGCCTTCATCCCCAGCACCGTGACGCCCTGCATGAACGGCAGCGTGCGCAGGAAGTCAGGGTAGAGGTCCTGCGTGCCGTGCGAGAGCGAAGTCATTCCCGCCATCAGGATCAGAAGGTAGAGGAAGCGTGTGCGGTAGCTGACGAGCGCGCGGAAGATATGGCCCATCGACGGCATCTTCGTCTGCTCCCACGCGTCGGACTCCGGCGCGAAGAGCGTGAGCGCGATGATCACCGCGGCCAACACGGTGCCGCAGTAGAACATGGCATGCCAGCCGAAGCGCGGCGTAATGAACTGCATCGCCAGCGCCGCCAGCAGGTAGCCGAGCGGATAGCCAGCCTGCATCAGGCCGCTCAACATGCCTCGTTTCGCGCGCGGGGCAGACTCCATTGCATACGACGCGCCGATGCCCCAGTAGCCACCCATGCCGATGCCGTAGAGGCAGCGGCAGAGCATAAAGAGGCCATACGTCGGCGCGAGGCCGGAGCAAACGGTCACCGTAGAGAAGTAAGCCACGCAGACGATCAGCGGCCATTTGCGGCCGAGTTTGTCGGCGACGGCGCCGAAGATGAGCGCTCCGACAGGCCGCATGGCGAGCGTCATCGTCATCGTCCAAAGAATGGCGCCCTTGCTGACGCCATAGCGCGCCATGAGCTCGGGGAAGAGGAAGACGAGGATGAAAAAGTCGAATGCGTCTAGAATCCAGCCTAAAATTCCGGAGGCCACCGCAAAGGGCCAGCCCGGCGTATCGGCTTGGGGAGCGCGCGAATCATCGGCGAGGTGCATGTGCGGAAGAGTATCGCATTCATCACGCGCCTGGCTTTACAAACGGAGGCGGCGCATCTGCATCCTAGTACTCATCGAGTTGTCGGCGATGACGTTTAGGATGTTTGCAACACGATAATCCTGTTGGTTTGGCTCTGTAGCTCGGTTGCTGCGGCAGCACACGAAATTTCTGCAAAGCACCGTTCCTCGCAAGGCGCGCGCGGGCGGTCTCACTCACGACAAAGACGCCGAGGCTTGCGATGGAATTCCACATTCGCCGCGATCTGCGCGACAAACTTGAGCTCGACGATCTGCTCTTCAGCTACACCGGCAACGTGGTTTTTGCGAACGTTGCTGCCAGCCGCAAGCTCGCGCAACAGCTCAACAAGGTACGCGACGCGGAGAACGATCCGTCGAAGATCGTGAACGCCGGCGCTCTGTTTGCCATGGGGTTGATCGACGAGCTGAACCACGCGCTCATCGCCAAATATCGCCAGGAGCGCGACCCGCGCCTGCTTACGGAAGGTCTTGCGTGGTTCGCGCAGCAGGTGGAGACGCAGCAGCCCGGCGCGCTGAAGCATCTGCTGCTGAAGTTCACCGACATCTTCCCGAACATGGACGTCTATCGCGGCAAGGAGTCTGCCGCGCAGTGGCTCGACAAGGCGACCGAAGGGATGCCAAACCGCGAGGCGGCGCTCGAAGAGCTGCTGTTGCTGTGGCTCGCCAACCAGAACCCCGCGTTGAAGAGTTTTCAGGAGATGTTCGCGGACAAGGAGCTGCGCGAGGGAACCGCTTATCCGAAGGTCGCGGAAGGCTTCCCGGAGTACTTCAAAACGCGTCCGCCGGTGGCGCCGGAGCTAGGCTCGCTGCTGGATGTGCTGCGCGCGCCGATGCTGGCTTCTCCGGATTCGCTTGCAGGTCAGCTCGAGTACATTCGTGTGCACTGGGAGCCGATCATCGGCGGTGAGATGAAGCGTGTGCTGCTCGCCGTGGACACGCTGCGTGAAGAAGACATCGCGATCTGGATGCGCTTCAATCCTCCTGCGCCTGACTGGTATCGGCACGGAGCGCCGACGCGCGGCGATGAGGGTTTCGAAGGCGACGAGTACATGGGCTTTGAGGACGAGTGGGTGACCGACGCCCACGGTCGTCGTGTGCGCAAGTACTCGTACGACTACCAGGCGCCGCTCGACGAGTATGAGGCGTTCTCGGCGGACCAGGCATGGATGCCCAACGTCGTGATGATGGCGAAGAGCACCTATGTGTGGCTCGAGCAGCTCTCGAAGAAGTATGGTCGCCACATTCACCGGCTCGACCAGGTTCCGGATGAAGAGATTGCGCTGCTGGCCGACCGCGGCATCACCGCATTGTGGCTCATCGGTCTGTGGGAGCGTTCGACGGCCTCGCGCACCATCAAGCATCTGCGCGGACATGGCGATGCCGTGGCTTCGGCATATTCGCTGAAGGATTACTCGATCGCCGCGGACCTTGGCGGCTATGAAGCGTATGAGCATCTGAAGCGTGCGGCAGCGCGGCACGGTCTGCGTCTCGCGAGCGACATGGTGCCGAACCACATGGGCATCGACTCGTCGTGGGTGATCGAGAACCCTGAGGCGTTCCTCTATCGCTGGGAGTCGCCGTACCCGAGCTACTCGTTCAACGGCCCGGACCTCTCGACGGACTCGCGCGTGGAGATCAAGCTCGAAGACCACTACTACGATCAGAGCGATGCGGCCGTGGTCTTCCGGCTGCGTCATTACGCGGACAACACGACGCGCTACATGTACCACGGCAACGATGGAACGACCTTCGCGTGGAACGACACTGCGCAGCTCGACTACACGAAAGCGTGGGTGCGCGAGCAGGTGATGCAGACGATTCTGCACGTAGCGCGCATGTTCCCCATCATCCGCTTCGACGCGGCGATGGTGCTGGCCAAGCGCCATGTGCAGCGACTGTGGTTCCCGCTGCCGGGGGCCGGCGGATCGATTCCTTCGCGTGCGGAGAGTGCGATCAGTCAGGAAGAGTTCGATGCGCTGATGCCGCATGAGTTCTGGCGCGAAGTCGTGGACCGCGTCGCCGTGGAAGTGCCCGGCACGCTGTTGCTCGCTGAGGCCTTTTGGATGCTTGAAGGGTACTTCGTGCGCACGCTCGGTATGCACCGCGTGTACAACTCCGCGTTCATGAACATGCTGCGCGATGAAGAGAACGCCAAGTACCGCAGCTATCTGAAGAAGACGATCGAGTTCGATCCCGACATCCTGAAGCGCTATGTGAACTTCATGTCGAACCCCGATGAGCGCACGGCGATCGACCAGTTTGGCTCGGGCGATAAGGCGTTTGGCGTAGCGGTGTTGATGTCCACGCTGCCTGGCTTGCCCATGTTTGGCCACGGTCAGATCGAAGGCTACACAGAACGCTACGGCATGGAGTTCAAGCAGGCGAAGATGGACGAGCGTCCGAATGACTACCTCGTTCAACGCCATCAGACCGAGATCGCGCCGCTGCTGAAGAAGCGCTACATCTTCGCGGAGAGCGCAGACTTTGTGCTCTACGACTTCTGGACGCAGCACGGTACGGTGGACGAAAACGTCTTTGCGTACTCGAACAACTTCCAGGGCGAGCGCTCGCTCATCTTCTACAACAACAGCTACAACTCGACCTACGGCACGATCCATCATTCGGCTGCTTCAATGGACAAGGGCAGCGGACAGTTGCGCCAGCGCTCGCTTGCCGATGGGCTTTCGTTGCCCTGGGATGATGGCTTGTTCTTCGCCTATCGCGATCGCACCACGAACCTCGAGTTCATCCGTCGTGCGAACGACTTCCATCACAACGGCCTCACGCTGCCGCTGCGTGGCTATCAATACGCGGTGCTGCTCGACTGGCGTGAGCTGCGTGCAAGCGCAGAGCATCCGTGGAACGAGCTGTGTGATTCGTTGAATGGCGCTGGCGTTTACTCGTTGGAGGAGGCGCTGCGCAAGTTACGTCTGCGTCCGCTGCACGATGCATTGCGCGGCTTGTTGCAGCAGGGCCCGATTGCTGAGCTGGTGGCGAAGTCTGCGCAGCTTTGCGCTGCAGAAGGCACTGCCACCGCGAAGGTCGAAGCGCAGGATGAAGTGCTGAAGAACTACGCCGCACGCGTCGCCGAGCTCGTGGTGTTGGCGAAGAGCTTCCTGCCTGCGAGCACGTCGAAGACGCTTCCGACTGCGAAGGCGATTGAGCAGCAACTTGAAGCGCTCTTGCAGCTTCCGAAGTGGGAGCGCGGCTTCTCAACACTCTGGCCAAGCGCGGTACGCCAGGTGCTTCCGACCGACGATAGCGGTCCGCTGCAATGGCTGCCCGCACTGGCGTGGCTCATCGTGAAGCAGCTTGCGACCGTTGGCGTGGCTGTGGAGGCGTTTGACGCACTCGCATTGCGTGAAGTGATCGCTGAGACTGCGGCGGCTGTGGGGCTTGAAGGCGAACGCGCGTGGCAGGCTGCAGCAATCGTCCGCGCGCAACTCGTGTGGACGTTGGAGTCTGTCACGAAGCCTGCGTTCTGGCAGGATGGCGATGTGCGCTGGCTTATCGGCGTCAACGAGCACGAAGGCAAGCAGTACGGCAACAAGGAGCGCTTCGAGCAGCTGCTCTGCGCGCTGACGTTGCCGGAGTTGTCTGCGGCGACGGCAAAGCCGGAGGCTCTGGAGAAGCTGGTAGTGAAGCTCTGCCGCGCGATGGAGAGCGCGGGCTACGAGATCGGTGCGTTCCTGCAACCCGTCACGCCGAAGCGCGAACTTGCCGAGGTAGACAATGCCAGCACCGAAGTGGCCGTTGTCCCCGAAGCTGCTACGGCCGAGCCGAAAGTGAAGGCGAAGGTCGCGACGAAGCCTCCGGCGAAGAAGCCCAAGAAGTAGTTACAAGGCAGAAGGCCGGAGAGCAGTCTCTCCGGCCCTTTTGCGTGTGCGGCTAGTTGATTTCAAAAACTGCGGTGACCATCGCGGTCGTTTCGATCTGCCTTGCATTGATCGCGAGTGGGACTGGAGCGTTGGCCATCTTTGCCATAAGCCGCATCGCCTGTGGCTCGGGCCTCACGGGCTGCGACTCTACAGAGTTGTTCGCATAAAGCAACACGCCGAGCTTCACGTTCAGGCCGGAGGCCATCGCATCTGCCTGCGCGCGCGCCTGCTGCATGGCCTTCGTCGCGGCCGCGGCCTGCGCGGCGTTCGAATCATGCAGCGACCAGTCGATCTCGCCGCTCTGGTTGGCTCCTGCCTTCGTCGCTACGTCGAGCACCTTCGCGCCATCGGCGGCATTCGCGCGCACCGTCCACGACTGCGTCACCTGCCATGCGTGCTGCTGCTTGTCAGTCGGCGAGAGCTTCTCGAGTTGATACTCCGGCGTAGCGACGACCTGTTGGTTCACGCTCTCGATCGCGTCTGCGGGCACGCCAGTCTTCTTCAGCGTATCGATGATGGCGTTCGACACGCGCGAGCCGTTCGCATAAGCGGCATCTTTGTCCGGCCCATAGGCGATGAAGCCGATGTGCACGCTCGCGACGTCCGCCAGGTTCGTCACCTTCGCCGTGGAGGTGATGCTGATGGAGCGCGTCGTTCGGTCGAGCTTGAACTCCGGCTGCTGCGCGAGCGCGGGCAGGGCAAAGGTTGCGACCGTGGCGATGAGGGTGAGGTGTTTGTGCATGGGCTTAGTCCTCTCGGCTCGCCTTATCGAGAATCGTGGCGAGCGTCTCTTTGTGCTTCTTTCGCTTAGACGCCTTCTCGTGCGAATGGGGAATCACGCGCTCGCTGGGAGGCATGCCGATGCGTTCGCGAGCCAGTGCCTTGACGGCTTTGGTCGCGGTAAAAGTGGCAGGTCGTTTGCGCTTTGCCATGGCGTTCAAGCGTAGCGCGATTTGCAGGCGAAGGATAGGCGTATTCTGGTTCTGCACGGAGGTCGCATGGACGAGCGGGGATTTTTTGACGAGAAACTAATGCCGAAGAACCACGTGCTCATGTGTCCGCACTGCCAGCAGCAGGAGGAGTACCAACTCACGTGGATGGTGCGGCGCAAACGCCAGCAACCGCCGCCGGGCTGTGACTCGGAGACGCTGGCAAAGTTCAGGAAGGCACAGAGCTACATGGTGCGTCGCGATGACATGATCGCGTGCAAGAATGTGCGCTGCCGCAAGCGCTTCGAGGTGGAAGGCGTGCAGTCCGTGGCGTACATGCAGGAGGC
The nucleotide sequence above comes from Granulicella cerasi. Encoded proteins:
- a CDS encoding Rossmann-fold NAD(P)-binding domain-containing protein, with translation MSTKPISVIVTGTTGMVGEGVLLECLASPSVSRVLSVARKPCGYTHPKLDEVIVPSFLSLADVEEQFVGYDACFFCAGVSSLGKDEAEYTRITYDTTLHFAETLARLNPLMVFEYISGAGTDSTEQGKSMWARVKGRTENALARLPFRAVYNLRPGMMRPSEHQRHVPGMMKAIGALYPVMRVVLPKHVSTLSQIGRAMIRIAIDGSSKRVLEVSDLNALASSRDE
- a CDS encoding alpha-amylase family glycosyl hydrolase, with the protein product MEFHIRRDLRDKLELDDLLFSYTGNVVFANVAASRKLAQQLNKVRDAENDPSKIVNAGALFAMGLIDELNHALIAKYRQERDPRLLTEGLAWFAQQVETQQPGALKHLLLKFTDIFPNMDVYRGKESAAQWLDKATEGMPNREAALEELLLLWLANQNPALKSFQEMFADKELREGTAYPKVAEGFPEYFKTRPPVAPELGSLLDVLRAPMLASPDSLAGQLEYIRVHWEPIIGGEMKRVLLAVDTLREEDIAIWMRFNPPAPDWYRHGAPTRGDEGFEGDEYMGFEDEWVTDAHGRRVRKYSYDYQAPLDEYEAFSADQAWMPNVVMMAKSTYVWLEQLSKKYGRHIHRLDQVPDEEIALLADRGITALWLIGLWERSTASRTIKHLRGHGDAVASAYSLKDYSIAADLGGYEAYEHLKRAAARHGLRLASDMVPNHMGIDSSWVIENPEAFLYRWESPYPSYSFNGPDLSTDSRVEIKLEDHYYDQSDAAVVFRLRHYADNTTRYMYHGNDGTTFAWNDTAQLDYTKAWVREQVMQTILHVARMFPIIRFDAAMVLAKRHVQRLWFPLPGAGGSIPSRAESAISQEEFDALMPHEFWREVVDRVAVEVPGTLLLAEAFWMLEGYFVRTLGMHRVYNSAFMNMLRDEENAKYRSYLKKTIEFDPDILKRYVNFMSNPDERTAIDQFGSGDKAFGVAVLMSTLPGLPMFGHGQIEGYTERYGMEFKQAKMDERPNDYLVQRHQTEIAPLLKKRYIFAESADFVLYDFWTQHGTVDENVFAYSNNFQGERSLIFYNNSYNSTYGTIHHSAASMDKGSGQLRQRSLADGLSLPWDDGLFFAYRDRTTNLEFIRRANDFHHNGLTLPLRGYQYAVLLDWRELRASAEHPWNELCDSLNGAGVYSLEEALRKLRLRPLHDALRGLLQQGPIAELVAKSAQLCAAEGTATAKVEAQDEVLKNYAARVAELVVLAKSFLPASTSKTLPTAKAIEQQLEALLQLPKWERGFSTLWPSAVRQVLPTDDSGPLQWLPALAWLIVKQLATVGVAVEAFDALALREVIAETAAAVGLEGERAWQAAAIVRAQLVWTLESVTKPAFWQDGDVRWLIGVNEHEGKQYGNKERFEQLLCALTLPELSAATAKPEALEKLVVKLCRAMESAGYEIGAFLQPVTPKRELAEVDNASTEVAVVPEAATAEPKVKAKVATKPPAKKPKK
- a CDS encoding NCS2 family permease, coding for MRSRLERYFRFAEHETTWRTEILAGVTTFVTMAYIIFVNPTILSETGMPLAAVTTATCLCAAFGSILMGALANYPLALAPGMGLNAYFTYTVVKGMGVPWQTALGAVFLSGVIFLLLTFGGIRQKLVAAIPYQLHSAVAGGIGLFIAFIGLRESGIIVPSAATTVTLGNMHSPTVLLALFGIALTAVLQAYHVKASMLIGVLGTMLVGICCGQMHWHPSTLNPLAIRDTAFHLDVRGALHMHALEIIFVFLFVDLFDNIGTLVAVTERAGLISEDHTIPRLDKIFFADASATVVGSLAGTSTVTSYIESSSGVAAGGRTGVTAIVTGILFFIALFVAPIVGALPEFATAPALILVGALMVAGAARIEWNEPRVAIPAFLTLIMVPLTYSIATGLSFGIISFAALEIATGRARRQHWMLYLLAALFIARFVWMHT
- a CDS encoding SIMPL domain-containing protein, with the translated sequence MHKHLTLIATVATFALPALAQQPEFKLDRTTRSISITSTAKVTNLADVASVHIGFIAYGPDKDAAYANGSRVSNAIIDTLKKTGVPADAIESVNQQVVATPEYQLEKLSPTDKQQHAWQVTQSWTVRANAADGAKVLDVATKAGANQSGEIDWSLHDSNAAQAAAATKAMQQARAQADAMASGLNVKLGVLLYANNSVESQPVRPEPQAMRLMAKMANAPVPLAINARQIETTAMVTAVFEIN
- a CDS encoding MFS transporter yields the protein MHLADDSRAPQADTPGWPFAVASGILGWILDAFDFFILVFLFPELMARYGVSKGAILWTMTMTLAMRPVGALIFGAVADKLGRKWPLIVCVAYFSTVTVCSGLAPTYGLFMLCRCLYGIGMGGYWGIGASYAMESAPRAKRGMLSGLMQAGYPLGYLLAALAMQFITPRFGWHAMFYCGTVLAAVIIALTLFAPESDAWEQTKMPSMGHIFRALVSYRTRFLYLLILMAGMTSLSHGTQDLYPDFLRTLPFMQGVTVLGMKASLGIAVLYNLAAIVGALIFGQLSQRIGRRYGVMAALCLCLISMHWWAFGASVMAITLGAMLMQAGTQGAFGVIPAHLNELSPSAIRGLFAGFTYQLGVLLTSPVSPLQNFLREHFGYSWALASFELVTISVLFLLMIFGPENHSRDFHEAM
- a CDS encoding OsmC family protein, yielding MDRTASAVWHGSLKEGEGKISTQSGTLKDTQYSFKTRFENGVGTNPEELIAAAHAGCFTMALSAQLTSAEHTPEDLATEATVTMETTEEGPTVTKIHLVTKAKVPGIDKEKFDELAKKAKEGCPISRLLKAAEITLDATLV
- a CDS encoding aldo/keto reductase; amino-acid sequence: MEYRQLGRSGLFVPELCFGTGTFGGSNEFFKAWGSTQDKEAAGLIDVCMEAGCNFFDTADGYSNGHSEEVLGKAIAHLKREDVLLSTKATFRQGPEVNNVGSSRYHLVQSLEKSLKRLNTDYVDVYHMHAFDALTPPDEMLSTLNNFVQSGKVRYIACSNYSGWHLMKSLSVSERYGWAKFIGHQVYYSMVGRDYEWELMPLAASEGVGALVWSPLGWGRLTGKIRRGQPLPEGSRLNTKVVHDAGPTPDWELVYKVVDAIDEVAKETGKTVPQIALNWLLRKPTISTLIIGARNEEQLKANLASTGWKLTDEQITKLDEASRVPLAYPYWHQVQLKERNPFPVEQVLV